ACGACTGGCAGGTGTACCTGCAGGTGAACCGCAAGTTCGCCGAAGCGGTTGCCGCCGAAGCCGCGCATGGCGCCACGGTGTGGATCCACGACTACAACCTGTGGATGGTGCCGGGCACGCTGCGCGAACTGCGCCCGGACCTGAAGATCGCCTTCTTCCACCACACCTATTTCCCGTCGGCCGATGTGTTCAACGTGGTGCCGTGGCGCCGCGAGATCATCGGCAGCCTGCTCAGCTGCGACTACATCGGGTTCCACATTCCGCGCCAGGTGGAAAACTTCGTCGACGTGGTGCGCGGCGCGATGCCGGCCGAACGCCTGGCCTGGGAAAGCTGCGCGCCGCGCTTCCTGACCTACGGCTGCGCGGTGGGGCTGGACACCATGACCACGCGGCTGCGCGTGGGCGACCGCGACGTGGCGCTGGGTGCGCACCCGGTCGGCACCGACCTGCGCCGCATCCATGCCGTGCTGGCGCGCGGCGATGTGCGCAACGACATCTTCAAGCTGCGCCGCGAGATCGGCGCGCGCAAGCTGGTGCTGTCGGTGGAGCGGCTGGACTACACCAAGGGCACGCTGGCCAAGCTGGAGGCGTTCGAACGCTTGCTGGAGCAGCATCCGGAGCGGCAGGGCAAGGTCACCCTGCTGATGGTGTGCGTGCCGGCGGCGCGCGAAATGACCGTGTACCGCACGCTGCAGAACCAGATCGAGCAGGCGGTGGGCCGGATCAACGGGCGCTTCTCGCGGCTGGACTGGACCCCGGTGCGGTTCTTCGCGCAGGCGTTGCCGTTCGAAGAAGTGGTGGCGCATTACGCGGCGGCGCAGGTGATGTGGATCACGCCGCTGCGCGATGGCTTGAACCTGGTGGCCAAGGAGTTCGTGGCCACGCAGGGGATCGAAGGCAGCAACGGCGTATTGGTGTTGAGCGAGTTTGCCGGGGCTGCGGCTGAATTGAAGGGCGCGGTGTTGACCAATCCGCATGACCCGGCCGATCTCACCGCCGGGTTGCTGCAGGCGTTGTCGATGCCTGATGAGGAAGCGGGTGGGCGGATGCGGCAGTTGTTCGGCAGCGTGGAGTATTACGACGTGGACCGGTGGGGACGGGAGTTCCTGGAGGCTGTGCGGGATTCGGGGAACGGTTGATCACCCGCGCATCAGCCGCTCCGCGATAACCGCCACCTGCCGCAACACGTCATTGCGCCCGGCATCATCCACGCTGGCACCCTGCAGGTAACTGGTCAGCACCCACGGCGCGCCACCGGCCAGCGGCCACAGGATCGCGATGTCGTTGGTGGTGTCCTCGCCGTTGCTGCCGGTCTTGTCGCCCACCCGCCAGGCGGGCGACACACCGGCACGCAGGCGCGCGTCGCCGGTCTCGTTGTCGATCAGCCAGTCGGCCAGCTGCAGCCGCGACGGCTTGCTGAGCACATCGCCCAGCACGAAGCGCTGCAGGCTGGCCGCCATCGCGGCCGGACTGGTGGTGTCGCGCGGATCGCCCGGCGCGAAATCGTTCATTTCCGGCTCCAGCCGGTCGTTGCGGGTCACCGCGTCGCCGTGCCCGCGCAGGAACGCGGTCACCCCGGCCGGCCCGCCGACCACGCCGAGCAGCAGGTTCGCGGCCGGGTTGTCGCTGGTCACCATGGTGGCGCGGCACAGGTCGCGCACGGTCAGGTCCTTGCCCACATGGCGCCTGGTCACCGGCGCGTGCGAGAGCATGTCCTGCTGGCGCACCGGCAGGCGCCGGTCGAGCGACAGCGTGCCCTTGTCGGCCAGGTGCAGCACGGTGGCCGAGAGCACGAACTTGAAGGTGCTGCACATCGGGAAGCGCTCGTCCTGGCGGTGGCCGACCCGGGCACCGGTGGCGGTGTTGAGCAGGGTCACGCCCAGGCGGCCGCCGCTGGCTTTTTCCAGCGCCGCGAAGTCGCTGGCCTGCGGCCTGGCACCGGCCAGTACGGTCGGCGGGGCCTTGGCCAGGACCGTGGCGGCAAAGGCAGACGCGGCGGCGGCACCGGTCATCTGCAGGAAGTGGCGGCGGGCGAGCATGGGCGGTTCCTTGGTGGGCAGGGCTGCAGTATCGGCATGGGGATGGACCGGGCACCAGCGCGAATTCCGAAGAAGAGGCATTAGTCCTCTTCATGTCTGGACGGCGATCAACGTGGTAGCGCCGGCCGTTGGCCGGCCCAGGCGGTCCTTCAGGCAGACGGATGGACCCAGCCATTGGAATGTGTCCAGCACCGCCTGGGCCGGCCAGCGGCCGGCGCTACCAGATCCACCCGCCACCATGGCATGGTCGGAACAGGTACCATCCGACATCAACATTCCTCACGGCTCGCTGATGCTTCGCCCCCAGCTCCCGCTCAATGCCCTGCGCGCCTTCGAGGCCGCGGCCCGCCACCAGAACTTCACCCGCGCGGCGCTGGAGCTGTGCGTAAGCCAGGCCGCGCTGAGCCATCAGATCCGGGGGCTGGAGGAACGGCTGGGCGCGGTGCTGTTCCATCGCCTTCCTCGCGGGGTGGCGCTCACCGACGAGGGCGCACGCCTGTACCCCGTGCTCAACGAAGCGTTCGACCGCATTGCGGTCAGCCTGGACCGCTTCGTCGGCGGGCATTTCCGCGAGGTGCTCGGGGTCGGCGTGGTGGGCACCTTCGCCACCGGCTGGCTGCTGCCACGGCTGAAGGATTTCAATGCGCGCCACCCGGATATCGAACTGCGCATCCAGACCCACAACAACCGCATCGACCTGGCCGGCGAAGGTTTGGACCTGGCGATCCGCTTCGGCGACGGAGATTGGCAGGGCCAGGTGAGTACACCGGTGCTCGAGGCGCCGTTCGCGCCGGTGTGCGCGCCGGCATTGGCACGCGGGCTGCGCCATCCGCGCGATCTGGCCGGTGTTCCGTTGCTGCGATCGTACCGCAGCGATGAATGGCCGCAGTGGCTGGATGCCGCCGGCGCGCCGGAACTGGAAGCACGCGGCCCGGTGTTCGATTCCTCGCTGACCCTGGCCAGCGCCGCAGCAGCGGGCGCCGGCGTGGCGCTGCTGCCCCTCAAGATGTTCGAGCAGGACCTGGCAGAGGGTCGACTGGTGCAGCCATTCGCAGCGACGCTCGCGCTGGGCAGCTACTGGCTGACCCGCCTGCGCTCACGCCCTGAAAGCGACGCAGCGCGCCGATTCCGCGAATGGCTGCAAACGCAGGACCGGTAGTGCCACGCCCTGCGTGGCAGCCGCGTCACGCCATCAACTCCATCCACGCGGCTTCGGCTTTTTCCAGCTGCTGCGCGGTGGCTTCGCGGTCGCGGCCGATCACCGCCATGCGCGTTGCATCGGCATAGACGGCCGGGTCGGCCAGCTGGCGGTCGAGCTCGGCCAGCGTGTTCTCCAGCTCGTTGACCTTCGCTTCGGCACTGGCCAGCTTGACCGGGTTGACCGCCTTCTTCGCCGGCATCGGCGGGGTCGGCGGCACCGGGTCCGGTGCGGCCGCAGCCATCTTCTGCTTGGTGCCCTGCGCGGCCGGGCGCGAACGCAGCCAGGCGGCGTATTCGTCCAGGTCGCCCGCGAACGGCTCGACCACGCCGTCGGCCACACGCCAGAAGGTGTCGCAGACCAGGCCGATCAGGTGGCGGTCGTGCGAAACCATCACGATCGCGCCTTCGAAGGTCGCCAGCGCTTCGGCCAGCGCTTCGCGCATTTCCAGGTCAAGGTGGTTGGTCGGTTCGTCGAGCAGCAGCACGTTAGGCTGCTGCCAGGCGATCATCGCCAGCGCCAGGCGCGCGCGCTCACCGCCGGAGAAGCCATCCACCGGCTCGAACGCACGGTCGCCGGCGAAGTTCCACTTGCCGAGGAAGTCGCGGAACGCCTGGTTGTTGCCGTCCGGCGAGATCTCGCGGAAGTGGTCCATCGGCGACTGGCCTTCGTGCAGCGACTCCACCGTGTGCTGGGCGAAGTAGCCGATGCGCAAGTCCGGGTGCGCCGAACGCTCGCCGGCCACCGGCGCCAGCTCGCCCACCAGGGTGCGCACCAGCGTGGTCTTACCCGCGCCGTTCGGCCCCAGCAGGCCAATGCGCTGGCCCGCTTCCAGGCCGAAGCCCACGTTGTGCAGGATCACCGCATCCGGGCTGTACCCGGCTTCCACGTCGTTGAGGCGGATCAGCGAGAACGGCAGCTTGGTCGGCGGCGCGAACTCGATGCGGAACTCGCGCTCGGCGCGCACCGCTTCGGTACCGGTCAGCTTGGCCAAACGCTTCATGCGGCTCTGCGCCTGGGTGGCCTTGCTGGCCAGCGCCTTGAAGCGGTCGATGAAGCTCTGCAGGTGGGCGCGCTCGGCCTGTTCCTTTTCATGCGCGATCTGCTGCTGGCGCAGCTGCTCGGCGCGCTGGCGCTCGAAGTCGGTGTAGCCGCCCGGGTACAGCTTGGCGCCGCCACCGTGCAGGTGCAGGGTATGGGTTGCCACGTTGTCCAGGAACTCGCGGTCGTGCGAGATCAGCAGCAGCGTGCCGGGGTACTTCAGCAGCCACTGTTCCAGCCAGAACACCGCGTCCAGATCGAGGTGGTTGGTCGGTTCGTCGAGCAGCAGCAGGTCGCTGGGCATCATCAGCGCGCGCGCCAGGTTCAGTCGCGCGCGCCAGCCGCCGGAGAAGGTGGAAACCGGACGCGAATGGGTGTCGGACGGGAAGCCCAGGCCGTGCAGCAGCTTGCCGGCGCGCGACTCGGCGTCGTAGGCGCCCATCTCGGCCATCTTCTGGTGCGCATTGGCCACCGCTTCCCAGTCTTCGCGCGCGGACGCCTCTGCTTCCTCGCGCAGCACCGCAGCCACTTCGGTGTCGCCTTCCAGCACGAACTGCAGCGCGGGATCGGGCAGCGCCGGAGTTTCCTGGGCCACGCTGGCAATACGGATCTTGCCAGGCAGGTCGACATCGCCCTTGTCCGCCTCCAGCTCGCCCTGCACGGCCGCGAACAGGCTGGACTTGCCGGCCCCATTGCGGCCGACCACGCCCACGCGGTAGCCCGCATGCAGGGTCAGGTCGACGTTGGACAACAGCAGCCGCTCGCCGCGGCGCAAGGCGAAGTTACGAAGGGAGATCATCTGGGGGGTCCATATAACGGAATGGAATGTGCTGGTAAGCACCTTTCCTGCGACGTAATTCTACCGTTAACGAATACTTGACGGGCCCCGGGATGCGCGGCAGGCCTCGTCTCTCTCCCACGATCCTGCCCGCGCCCTCCCCGGGACCCCAACGCCCCGGCAGTCGGATCGACGTAACTTGTTGCTTTTGCAACGGTTTCATCGAAAACGTCTATTTGACAGCCAGTAAAAAAGCCGTTAATCCATTCATTGCGCACCGCAATAACCGCCCTCGCAGACCCGCCTCCCCGCAGTCGTGATGTCGTCCGGTGCCGCCTCGTCCCCACCGGAGCTTCAGCCTGATGAACCGCAAGACCCGTACGCTTGCCGCCGCCGTTGCAGTCGTTCTCGGCACTTCCGCCTTCGCCGCAGCCGCCCAGGACGCCCCTGCCGTACCCGCGCGCAGCGGTGCGCAGACCCTGGACACCGTGATCGTGACCGGCACCCGCGTGGCCGACCGTACCGTCGCCGAGTCGCAGTCACCGATCGACATCATCACCCCTGAGGCGCTGCAGGCCACCGGCACCACCGAGCTGGCCACCGCGCTGGCCCGCGCCCTGCCCTCGCTGAACTTCCCGCGCCCGGCGCTGACCGACGGCACCAGCGGCATCCGCCCGGCGCAGCTGCGCGGCCTGTCCCCCGACCAGGTGCTGGTGCTGGTCAACGGCAAGCGCCGCCACACCTCGGCGCAGATCAACGTCAACGGCAGCATCGGCCGCGGTTCCTCGGCGGTAGACATCAACGCGATTCCGATCGCCTCCATCGAACGCGTGGAAGTGCTGCGTGACGGCGCCTCGGCCCAGTACGGCTCGGACGCCATCGCCGGCGTGATCAACATCGTGCTGAAGGGCTCCAGCTCGGGCGGCAGCCTGGCCCTGGACGCCGGCCAGTACTCGGCCGGCGACGGCAACAAGTACCAGCTCTCCGGCGACACCGGGATCGGCTTCGCCGACGGCCGCGGCAGCGTGCACGTGGCGGGCCAGATCACCCAGCAGGACGAAAGCAACCGCGCCGGCCCCTACCAGGGCACCGCGCCGAACACCGGCAACTTCCCCAGCATCGGCCAGACCACCTTCGTGGTCGGCGATCCGCAGGTGGACGCCACCGCCGCCTCGGCCAACGCCAGCTTCCAGTTCAGCGACCATGTCTCGGCCTACGCCACCGCGCTGGCCAGCAACCGCGACATCACCTCGTTCGCGTTCTACCGCTCGCGCACCAACAGCGGCCAGGGCGCGCTGTTGGCGCAGACCTACCCGGACGGCTTCGTGCCGGAGATCAACCAGTACTCCAAGGACCGCTCGCTGGTGGCCGGGGTCAAGGGCGATACCGACAGTGGCTGGACCTGGGACGTGAGCTACAACCACGGCACCAACAAGATCGACTTCCACACCCGCAACAGCATCAACTACGCGCTGGGCGTGACCAGCCCGCGTTCGTTCTACGCCGGCGCGCTGGAATACACCCAGGACATCGGCAATGTGGACATCACCAAGCAGCTGGACTGGGGCCTGGCCTACCCGGTCACGCTCTCCTTCGGTGGCGAGTACCGCCGCGAGAAGTGGGAGCAGAGCGCCGGTGAGCCGAACTCCTACTTCGGCACCGGTGCGCAGGGCTTCGGCGGCTTCACCCCGCTCAACGCCGTGGACGCCGACCGCGACAACTACGCGGTCTACGCCGGGTTGGAAGCGGACCTGACCGACAAGTTCTCGGCCGGCGTCACCGGCCGCTACGAAGACTATTCGGACTTCGGCGACAAGTTCTCCGGCAAGGTGTCGGCGCGCTATGCCTTCACCGACAAGGTCGCGCTGCGTGCCACCGCCTCGTCCGGCTTCCGCGCCCCGTCGCTGGCCCAGCAGAGCTACCAGGCAGTGACCAGCACGATCGTCAACGGCGTGTTCGTCGAACGCGGCACCTTCCCCACCACCAGCCCGGCCGCGCAGGCACTGGGTGCCAGCCCGCTGAAGGCGGAAAGCTCCACCTCCTACAGCGTCGGCCTGGTGCTGCAGCCGGTGGACCGGCTGTACCTGACCGTGGATGCGTACCAGATCGACATCGACGACCGCATCATCCTGTCCACCAACATCACCACCAACGCGGCCACCAACGCGCTGCTGGGCGGGCTGGGGCTGCCGCAGGTCACTGCGTTCTCGTACTTCACCAATGGCGTGGACACCCGCACCCGCGGCGTGGACGCGGTCTCCAGCTACACCATTCCGTTCAGCGCCAGCTCGCTGGAACTGACCGCGGCGTACAGCTACAACGACACCGACGTGAAGAAGTTCATCGCTTCGCCGGCTGCGTTCGGTGCGCTGGGCCTGACCCAGTCGCTGATCGGCCGTGACGAAGTGGGCCGCATCGAAGACAGCTACCCGCGCGACAAGACCATCCTCAGCGGCACCTGGCGCACCGACCACTGGGACCTGAGCCTGGCCGCGACCCGCTACGGCTCGTTCACGGTGCGCAATTCAGCCACGCCGACCCGCGACCAGACCTATGACGCGTCGTGGGTGCTGGACGCGTCGGTGGCCTACAAGCCGAGCGAGAACTGGACCCTGACCCTGGGTGCGGACAACATCCTGGACCAGTACCCGGATCGTACGGTGGACCTGCAGAACTCCACCTGGGGGATGTTGCCGTACAGCAACTACTCGCCGTACGGCTTCAACGGTGCGTATGTGTATGGGCGCGTCACCTACAAGTGGTAACCGGTTGATCCGGCAAATCGCGACACGGTTTGCCGGATCGGGCCGCATCGGTGAAAATCGGGGCATCCCCCTGTTCTGCGAGCGCCGATGCACCATGACACCGACCTGATCAACATCGTCGCCGTTGGCCTTGGGCTCGCCTTCATCCTGGGTGCGCTGGCCAACAAGCTGCGTTTGTCTCCGCTGGTCGGTTACCTGGTTGCTGGCATCTGTGTAGGACCCTTCACCCCCGGCTTCGTCGCCGACCAGGCGCTGGCCAACCAGCTGGCCGAAATCGGCGTGATGCTGCTGATGTTCGGGGTCGGCCTGCACTTCTCGCTGAAAGACCTGATGGCGGTCAAGGCGATCGCCATTCCCGGCGCCATCGGCCAGATCCTGGTCGCCACCCTGCTCGGCTGGGGCCTGGCCTGGCTGATGGGGTGGCCGGTGATCCACGGCGTGGTGTTCGGCTTCTCGCTGGCCACCGCCAGTACTGTGGTACTGCTGCGCGCGATGGAAGAACGCCGCCTGCTGGAAACCCAGCGCGGCAAGATCGCGGTCGGCTGGCTGATCGTGGAAGACCTGGCCTGCGTACTGGCACTGGTGATGATGCCGGTGCTGGCCGGCGTGTTCGGCCCGGACGCGGCCAACGAAACCCATACCGTCGGCAGCGTGCTGGCCAGCATCGGCTGGACCTTCGTGCAGCTCGGTCTGTTCGTGGCGGTGATGCTGGTGGTCGGGCGCCGGGTCATTCCGTGGATCCTCGAGCGCATCGCCGGCACCGGCTCGCGCGAGCTGTTCACCCTCTCGGTGCTGGCCATCGCGCTGGGCGTGGCGTTCGGCTCGGCCATGCTGTTCGGCGTGTCGTTCGCGCTGGGCGCGTTCTTCGCCGGCATGCTGCTCAACGAATCCGAACTCAGCCACAAGGCGGCCAACGACTCGCTGCCGCTGCGCGACGCCTTCGCGGTGCTGTTCTTCGTCTCGGTCGGCATGTTGTTCAACCCGGCGATCCTGATCGAACACCCGTGGCAGGTGCTGGCCACCGCCGCGATCATCATGTTCGGCAAGTCCGCGGCGGCGTTCTTCATCGTGCGTGCGTTCGGCCATCCCGCCGGTACCGCACTGACCATTTCGGCCAGCCTGGCGCAGATCGGCGAATTCGCCTTCATCATCGCCGGGCTCGGCGTCACGCTGAAGATTCTGCCGCCCACCGGCCAGGCGCTGGTGCTGGCCGGCGCGCTGATCTCGATCATGCTCAATCCGCTGGTGTTCGGCCTGCTCGACCGCTGGTTGCTGAAACACCAGGAAACCGCACCAGCCGCAGTGGAAACGGAGCTGCCACCGGGCCCTTCGCTGGACCTGCACGACCATGCCATCGTGATCGGCTACGGCCGCGTCGGCAGCGCGCTGGCCCAGGTGCTGCGCGACCGTGGCGTGCCGGTGCTGGTGATCGACGACAACAAGGAACACGTGGCCGAAGCGCATGCCGCCGGCCTGCCTGCGATCCGCGGCAGCGCCGCCTCCGACCGGGTGCTGGCCGAAGCCCATCCCGAACGCGCAAAGATCGCGGTGCTGGCCATTCCGCAGCCGCTGGAAGCCGGTGAAACGCTGGCCAAGCTGCGCGCGCTCAATCCCGGCTTGACGCTGCTGGCGCGCGCGCACAGCGACGCCGAAGTCAAGCACCTGCTCGAGCACGGCGCCGACGGCACGGTCATGGCCGAGCGCGAACTGGCGTATTCACTGGCGGAAATGGTCATGTCCACCCCGCCGTACCGCAGCCTCGGCAAGAACGCCATTCCGGTGGTGTAGGCAATCCACAACCAGTCCGATGGGCACGGGCGCAGCTGCCATGCATGCTGCGCCGGACCTGCGCTGCACCCGGCGCGCTGCCATCGACGAGGTTGCCATGCCGCTCGACATACCCCTCAGCCGGCATATCCAGGGGCGATTCACCAGCGATGTCGCCCGCCAGCTGCATCCGCGTGGCATTCCGCCGGCACCGACCCGCCCCAACCGCCCTGCGCCATTGAGCGTGCGCAATGGCCGCGACTGGTTGGTGTCGGCGCTGGCGCTGTCCTCCACCTTGGCCGCCGGTCGCCTCCCATCGCGCACACCTTCGCTCACCGCAGTGCGCGACGGCGCGCGTTCGGTGGCTGCGCCAGCAGCCGCGCCGCTGCCGGTACGGCCGTCACTGCCAGGCGCGTACGCCGTGACCGGCGGCGGCTACGAGGCAGTACCTGTATC
This portion of the Stenotrophomonas aracearum genome encodes:
- a CDS encoding ABC-F family ATP-binding cassette domain-containing protein, encoding MISLRNFALRRGERLLLSNVDLTLHAGYRVGVVGRNGAGKSSLFAAVQGELEADKGDVDLPGKIRIASVAQETPALPDPALQFVLEGDTEVAAVLREEAEASAREDWEAVANAHQKMAEMGAYDAESRAGKLLHGLGFPSDTHSRPVSTFSGGWRARLNLARALMMPSDLLLLDEPTNHLDLDAVFWLEQWLLKYPGTLLLISHDREFLDNVATHTLHLHGGGAKLYPGGYTDFERQRAEQLRQQQIAHEKEQAERAHLQSFIDRFKALASKATQAQSRMKRLAKLTGTEAVRAEREFRIEFAPPTKLPFSLIRLNDVEAGYSPDAVILHNVGFGLEAGQRIGLLGPNGAGKTTLVRTLVGELAPVAGERSAHPDLRIGYFAQHTVESLHEGQSPMDHFREISPDGNNQAFRDFLGKWNFAGDRAFEPVDGFSGGERARLALAMIAWQQPNVLLLDEPTNHLDLEMREALAEALATFEGAIVMVSHDRHLIGLVCDTFWRVADGVVEPFAGDLDEYAAWLRSRPAAQGTKQKMAAAAPDPVPPTPPMPAKKAVNPVKLASAEAKVNELENTLAELDRQLADPAVYADATRMAVIGRDREATAQQLEKAEAAWMELMA
- a CDS encoding TonB-dependent receptor plug domain-containing protein, producing the protein MNRKTRTLAAAVAVVLGTSAFAAAAQDAPAVPARSGAQTLDTVIVTGTRVADRTVAESQSPIDIITPEALQATGTTELATALARALPSLNFPRPALTDGTSGIRPAQLRGLSPDQVLVLVNGKRRHTSAQINVNGSIGRGSSAVDINAIPIASIERVEVLRDGASAQYGSDAIAGVINIVLKGSSSGGSLALDAGQYSAGDGNKYQLSGDTGIGFADGRGSVHVAGQITQQDESNRAGPYQGTAPNTGNFPSIGQTTFVVGDPQVDATAASANASFQFSDHVSAYATALASNRDITSFAFYRSRTNSGQGALLAQTYPDGFVPEINQYSKDRSLVAGVKGDTDSGWTWDVSYNHGTNKIDFHTRNSINYALGVTSPRSFYAGALEYTQDIGNVDITKQLDWGLAYPVTLSFGGEYRREKWEQSAGEPNSYFGTGAQGFGGFTPLNAVDADRDNYAVYAGLEADLTDKFSAGVTGRYEDYSDFGDKFSGKVSARYAFTDKVALRATASSGFRAPSLAQQSYQAVTSTIVNGVFVERGTFPTTSPAAQALGASPLKAESSTSYSVGLVLQPVDRLYLTVDAYQIDIDDRIILSTNITTNAATNALLGGLGLPQVTAFSYFTNGVDTRTRGVDAVSSYTIPFSASSLELTAAYSYNDTDVKKFIASPAAFGALGLTQSLIGRDEVGRIEDSYPRDKTILSGTWRTDHWDLSLAATRYGSFTVRNSATPTRDQTYDASWVLDASVAYKPSENWTLTLGADNILDQYPDRTVDLQNSTWGMLPYSNYSPYGFNGAYVYGRVTYKW
- the blaL2 gene encoding L2 family extended-spectrum class A beta-lactamase, encoding MLARRHFLQMTGAAAASAFAATVLAKAPPTVLAGARPQASDFAALEKASGGRLGVTLLNTATGARVGHRQDERFPMCSTFKFVLSATVLHLADKGTLSLDRRLPVRQQDMLSHAPVTRRHVGKDLTVRDLCRATMVTSDNPAANLLLGVVGGPAGVTAFLRGHGDAVTRNDRLEPEMNDFAPGDPRDTTSPAAMAASLQRFVLGDVLSKPSRLQLADWLIDNETGDARLRAGVSPAWRVGDKTGSNGEDTTNDIAILWPLAGGAPWVLTSYLQGASVDDAGRNDVLRQVAVIAERLMRG
- the ybaL gene encoding YbaL family putative K(+) efflux transporter — its product is MHHDTDLINIVAVGLGLAFILGALANKLRLSPLVGYLVAGICVGPFTPGFVADQALANQLAEIGVMLLMFGVGLHFSLKDLMAVKAIAIPGAIGQILVATLLGWGLAWLMGWPVIHGVVFGFSLATASTVVLLRAMEERRLLETQRGKIAVGWLIVEDLACVLALVMMPVLAGVFGPDAANETHTVGSVLASIGWTFVQLGLFVAVMLVVGRRVIPWILERIAGTGSRELFTLSVLAIALGVAFGSAMLFGVSFALGAFFAGMLLNESELSHKAANDSLPLRDAFAVLFFVSVGMLFNPAILIEHPWQVLATAAIIMFGKSAAAFFIVRAFGHPAGTALTISASLAQIGEFAFIIAGLGVTLKILPPTGQALVLAGALISIMLNPLVFGLLDRWLLKHQETAPAAVETELPPGPSLDLHDHAIVIGYGRVGSALAQVLRDRGVPVLVIDDNKEHVAEAHAAGLPAIRGSAASDRVLAEAHPERAKIAVLAIPQPLEAGETLAKLRALNPGLTLLARAHSDAEVKHLLEHGADGTVMAERELAYSLAEMVMSTPPYRSLGKNAIPVV
- a CDS encoding LysR family transcriptional regulator; its protein translation is MLRPQLPLNALRAFEAAARHQNFTRAALELCVSQAALSHQIRGLEERLGAVLFHRLPRGVALTDEGARLYPVLNEAFDRIAVSLDRFVGGHFREVLGVGVVGTFATGWLLPRLKDFNARHPDIELRIQTHNNRIDLAGEGLDLAIRFGDGDWQGQVSTPVLEAPFAPVCAPALARGLRHPRDLAGVPLLRSYRSDEWPQWLDAAGAPELEARGPVFDSSLTLASAAAAGAGVALLPLKMFEQDLAEGRLVQPFAATLALGSYWLTRLRSRPESDAARRFREWLQTQDR
- the ggpS gene encoding glucosylglycerol-phosphate synthase encodes the protein MILATDLDGTFLAGDPAARHRLYRLVDQHPGIRLIFITGRGLEAVMPLLSDPAIPRPDYVVCDVGATVVDGHTLQPLQPLQSMIDAHWPGEHVVAEAMRPFTALQRQDVPQERRCSYFCDPETLAPLRAQIQAAAEALGCDVLYSADRYLDILPPDTDKGRTLAALARLLELPRDRILVAGDTLNDLSMYRAGFRGVCVGESEPALTEATATLEHTFHAQAPGCGGILEAIEHFGLLAADDAWLQPPAQARAEGAELVMVYHRLPFDEVVEDGVVVQRPPRSPNGIIPSLLSFFEGGQKGSWVAWGIDDPKRGPFQTHLAVDADRYPTLTAARVPLSKQEVDIFYKRFSKEAFWPMLHAFWERARFREDDWQVYLQVNRKFAEAVAAEAAHGATVWIHDYNLWMVPGTLRELRPDLKIAFFHHTYFPSADVFNVVPWRREIIGSLLSCDYIGFHIPRQVENFVDVVRGAMPAERLAWESCAPRFLTYGCAVGLDTMTTRLRVGDRDVALGAHPVGTDLRRIHAVLARGDVRNDIFKLRREIGARKLVLSVERLDYTKGTLAKLEAFERLLEQHPERQGKVTLLMVCVPAAREMTVYRTLQNQIEQAVGRINGRFSRLDWTPVRFFAQALPFEEVVAHYAAAQVMWITPLRDGLNLVAKEFVATQGIEGSNGVLVLSEFAGAAAELKGAVLTNPHDPADLTAGLLQALSMPDEEAGGRMRQLFGSVEYYDVDRWGREFLEAVRDSGNG